The following proteins come from a genomic window of Pseudomonadota bacterium:
- the mvaD gene encoding diphosphomevalonate decarboxylase — translation MPAVSAIAGANIALVKYWGKRSVVGNLPAVGSLSITLAGLTTRTRVTPDDQLEADQLLLNGREDEKQRARVSATLARVRALGGGEALPFARVDSHNDFPTGAGLASSASGFAALVFAAAHAYEAPADASQLSALAREGSGSAARSIFGGFVEMARGVREDGSDAVATPLLEAADWPLEVVVAITASGEKDVGSTEGMNLTADTSAYWSGWLSAQEQDLSEARQAVLSRDFDKLAEVSELSCLKMHGLAMSARPGLLYWNGATVECIHRIRELRRKQALAVFFTVDAGPQVKAVCAPAHVQRVREALESVDGVQRVIHTPLGPGAHLVADETP, via the coding sequence GTGCCAGCCGTAAGCGCCATCGCCGGCGCCAACATCGCCCTGGTCAAGTACTGGGGCAAGCGTTCCGTGGTGGGCAATCTGCCTGCGGTCGGGTCCCTGTCCATCACCCTCGCCGGGCTGACCACGCGCACGCGGGTGACTCCCGATGACCAGCTAGAGGCGGATCAGCTCCTGCTCAACGGGCGCGAGGACGAGAAGCAGCGCGCGCGCGTCAGCGCCACCCTGGCCCGGGTGCGGGCCCTCGGCGGTGGCGAAGCGCTACCGTTCGCGCGGGTGGACTCCCACAACGACTTCCCCACCGGAGCGGGACTGGCGAGCTCGGCCTCGGGCTTTGCGGCGCTGGTCTTCGCCGCGGCCCATGCCTACGAGGCGCCTGCCGACGCCTCCCAGCTCAGCGCGCTGGCCCGCGAGGGCTCAGGATCCGCCGCTCGCTCCATCTTCGGCGGCTTCGTGGAGATGGCGCGGGGCGTGCGCGAGGACGGCAGCGACGCGGTGGCGACGCCGCTGCTGGAGGCCGCCGACTGGCCCCTCGAGGTGGTCGTCGCCATCACCGCCAGCGGCGAGAAGGACGTCGGCTCGACCGAGGGCATGAACCTCACCGCCGACACCTCGGCCTACTGGTCCGGCTGGCTGTCGGCCCAGGAGCAGGACCTGAGCGAAGCGCGCCAGGCGGTGCTGAGCCGCGACTTCGACAAGCTCGCCGAGGTGAGCGAGCTCTCCTGCCTGAAGATGCACGGATTGGCCATGTCCGCCCGACCTGGGCTCCTCTACTGGAACGGCGCCACGGTGGAGTGCATCCACCGCATCCGCGAACTGCGCCGCAAGCAGGCCCTGGCCGTGTTTTTCACCGTGGATGCCGGACCTCAGGTGAAAGCCGTCTGCGCGCCCGCCCACGTGCAGAGGGTGCGCGAGGCCCTGGAAAGCGTGGACGGCGTGCAGCGGGTCATCCACACGCCCCTCGGCCCCGGCGCCCACCTGGTCGCGGACGAGACTCCGTGA
- the hpnA gene encoding hopanoid-associated sugar epimerase: MTTLVTGATGFVGAAVVRALLAEGRRVRVTARPSSDLRNLEGLDVERVTADLTDAASLIDAVRGCSSVFHVAADYRLWIPEPEEIYRTNVEGTRLLLRAAHAEGVDRIVYTSSVATLGIPSGGVPGDERTPVTLDDMIGHYKRSKYLAERAAVEIATQDGAPVVIVNPSTPVGPRDIRPTPTGKVIVDAATGRMPAYVDTGLNIVHVDDVARGHLLAERHGAIGETYVLGGDDMSLIDIISVVAALRGRTPPTLRLPHIVPTLAAYVTEAAAHLVGFTPTLTVESARMARKLMYFSSAKAREALGYIPRPAQEALSDAVTWFEQHGYLA; the protein is encoded by the coding sequence GTGACAACCTTGGTGACCGGCGCCACCGGTTTCGTGGGCGCTGCCGTGGTGCGCGCCTTGCTGGCCGAAGGTCGGCGCGTGCGGGTGACCGCAAGGCCCAGCAGCGACCTGAGAAACCTCGAAGGCCTCGACGTGGAACGGGTCACCGCCGACCTCACGGACGCGGCCTCGCTGATCGACGCCGTGCGCGGGTGTTCGTCCGTGTTCCACGTGGCCGCCGACTACCGTCTCTGGATCCCGGAACCCGAGGAGATCTACCGCACCAACGTGGAGGGGACGCGCCTGCTCTTGCGCGCGGCGCACGCCGAGGGCGTCGACCGCATCGTGTACACCAGCAGCGTGGCAACTTTGGGTATCCCCAGCGGAGGTGTCCCCGGCGATGAGCGTACGCCGGTGACGCTGGACGACATGATCGGTCACTACAAGCGCTCCAAATACCTCGCCGAGCGCGCGGCGGTGGAGATCGCCACTCAGGACGGCGCGCCCGTGGTCATCGTCAACCCCTCGACCCCCGTCGGCCCTCGCGACATCCGCCCCACGCCCACCGGCAAGGTGATCGTCGATGCCGCCACCGGGCGCATGCCGGCCTACGTCGATACGGGCCTGAACATCGTCCACGTCGACGACGTCGCTCGGGGGCACCTCCTGGCGGAGCGCCACGGCGCCATCGGCGAGACCTACGTGCTCGGCGGCGATGACATGAGCTTGATCGACATCATCAGCGTCGTCGCGGCGCTTCGGGGACGGACCCCACCTACGCTGCGCCTCCCCCACATCGTGCCGACGCTGGCGGCCTACGTGACCGAGGCCGCGGCCCATCTGGTCGGCTTCACGCCGACGCTCACGGTGGAAAGCGCTCGCATGGCGCGCAAGCTCATGTACTTCAGCAGCGCTAAGGCGCGGGAGGCCTTGGGCTACATCCCGCGTCCAGCGCAGGAGGCGCTGAGCGACGCGGTGACCTGGTTCGAGCAGCACGGATACCTGGCCTGA